The following are from one region of the Stigmatopora argus isolate UIUO_Sarg chromosome 9, RoL_Sarg_1.0, whole genome shotgun sequence genome:
- the LOC144082124 gene encoding myotilin-like — protein sequence MSGGNNTMNLSDLPTFKPGAFPPSAFNYARPRHFIQSQSSFQAPSYESVVREAQENQNNAQENVTSSKHSSNGSEFHSQTRATSSQNQSVSKPWSPTQSQFQSLSLTMNQPQPNGTGKSSPSSSSLSSPISTSSTTPLHSSTSRVTMRSTITLTPSVPSASGLGSATLPANQDAMSAPAAYLCSVLPSQSSFSTYSKLSPKSTHPCSSPSRSPLAPSSPCLSIKEASPSSILQQPPPLSPSSILQQPPPLSPSFPRSNLSPTTYMPLQPSTLSHNIGSPAAVSLPANYKGTSNTLPKPVVKKTVVSRPSSSRSTDEEIQGSKDALIQDLEKKLRSKEAKRRNSQKLSYEERMARRLLGPDNANCMFDQDALSDSQLDQPDLPEGRHTGGLWGKHHSGTDEQGNEGSAIQEKCYAPRFLQTPQDLTVEEGRFCRIDFKVGGLPTPDICWHLDGKAIRPDDYHKMLVCEKGLHSFIIEIVTAHHAGVYECVAKNRAGEARFTLRLDVIAQEALRPPCFIQKMSNFRALEGDTVRLECKIDASPPPQLFWKKDKEMLRIDPARMSLYQDGSGRQCLLIERVAVSDAGWYTLSAINEAGMSTCNARLDISCRAVPPLKTAPPGSKALKLLSSLSHVPGRTAEPPTKHSAPLYESEEL from the exons ATGTCAGGAGGCAACAACACAATGAACCTCTCAGACCTACCTACTTTTAAGCCTGGTGCCTTCCCTCCCAGTGCCTTCAACTATGCACGTCCAAGACACTTCATTCAGTCCCAGTCTTCCTTCCAGGCACCCAGCTATGAAAGTGTGGTTAGGGAGGCTCAGGAAAACCAGAATAATGCCCAAGAGAACGTGACGAGTTCCAAGCACAGTTCAAATGGTTCTGAATTCCATAGTCAAACTAGAGCCACGTCTTCCCAAAACCAGTCAGTGTCAAAGCCCTGGTCTCCGACTCAGTCGCAATTTCAGTCATTAAGCCTCACTATGAATCAACCCCAACCCAATGGGACAGGCAAGTCATCCCCATCCTCATCCAGTCTGAGCTCACCCATTTCCACTTCATCTACCACTCCTCTTCATTCCTCTACATCACGCGTAACCATGAGATCCACCATAACACTCACCCCCAGCGTCCCGAGTGCCAGCGGGCTCGGCAGCGCCACTCTGCCGGCCAATCAGGATGCCATGTCAGCTCCGGCTGCCTATCTCTGCTCAGTGTTGCCCTCCCAGTCTTCTTTCTCAACTTACTCAAAACTCTCTCCAAAGTCCACCCATCCCTGTTCCTCCCCATCCCGCTCACCACTAGCACCTTCAAGCCCTTGCCTTTCCATCAAAGAAGCCTCTCCTTCCTCCATTCTTCAGCAACCTCCTCCATTGTCCCCTTCCTCCATTCTTCAGCAGCCTCCCCCATTGTCCCCTTCCTTCCCTCGCTCCAACCTCTCCCCCACCACCTACATGCCTCTTCAACCTAGTACACTTAGTCATAACATTGGGTCGCCAGCTGCAGTCTCTTTACCAGCTAACTACAAGGGAACCTCCAACAC CCTTCCTAAGCCTGTTGTCAAGAAGACTGTAGTTTCTCGGCCTTCTTCGTCTCGCTCCACAGATGAAGAAATCCAGGGTTCCAAAGATGCTCTCATCCAAGATCTGGAGAAAAAGTTACGCTCAAAAGAGGCGAAGAGAAGAAACAGCCAG AAACTTTCTTATGAGGAGCGTATGGCTCGAAGGCTGCTGGGTCCTGATAATGCCAACTGCATGTTTGACCAAGATGCTCTTTCAGACTCCCAACTAGACCAG CCAGATTTACCAGAGGGAAGACACACTGGTGGGCTATG GGGGAAACACCACTCCGGAACAGATGAACAAGGGAACGAGGGATCGGCTATCCAGGAGAAATGTTATGCCCCTCGCTTTCTGCAGACCCCTCAAGACCTCACTGTGGAGGAGGGACGCTTCTGTAGAATTGATTTCAAG GTTGGAGGCCTCCCAACTCCAGATATCTGCTGGCACTTGGATGGTAAAGCTATACGTCCAGATGACTACCATAAGATGCTCGTGTGCGAGAAAGGGCTTCACTCATTCATCATCGAGATTGTCACCGCCCACCATGCTGGTGTGTACGAGTGCGTGGCAAAGAATCGTGCAGGGGAAGCCAGATTTACCTTGAGGCTTGATGTCATAG CCCAAGAAGCTCTCCGTCCTCCGTGCTTTATTCAAAAGATGTCAAACTTTCGAGCTCTGGAGGGTGACACGGTGAGGTTAGAATGCAAAATTGATGCGTCTCCTCCTCCGCAACTCTTCTGGAAGAAAGATAAGGAGATGTTACGCATTGATCCGGCCAGAATGAG TTTGTACCAGGATGGCTCGGGCAGGCAGTGTTTGCTGATAGAGAGGGTCGCCGTGTCCGATGCGGGGTGGTACACGCTCTCCGCTATCAATGAAGCAGGCATGTCCACATGCAACGCCAGACTGGATATCAGCT GCCGAGCGGTTCCGCCATTGAAAACGGCACCTCCTGGTTCCAAGGCGTTGAAATTGCTGTCATCTCTGAGCCACGTGCCTGGACGGACAGCAGAGCCCCCCACCAAACACTCGGCCCCCCTCTATGAGAGTGAAGAGCTGTAG
- the LOC144082797 gene encoding histone deacetylase 3-like isoform X2 — MTNRTSYFYDPDVGNFHYGAGHPMKPHRLSLTHSLVLHYGLYKKMMVFKPYKASQHDMCRFHSEDYIDFLQKVSPNNMQGFTKSLNTFNVGDDCPVFPGLFEFCSRYTGASLQGATQLNHKICDIAINWAGGLHHAKKFEASGFCYVNDIVISILELLKYHPRVLYIDIDIHHGDGVQEAFYLTDRVMTVSFHKYGNYFFPGTGYRQLFQPVIKQVVDFYQPTCIVLQCGADSLGCDRLGCFNLSIRGHGECVEFVKSFKIPLLVLGGGGYTVRNVARCWTFETSLLLDESISDELPYSEYFEYFAPDFTLHPDVSTRIENQNSRQYLEQIRQSVFESLKMLNHAPSVQIHDVPSDMLSYERTDEPDPDEKGSEENYTRPEAANEFYDGDHDNDKESDVEI; from the exons ATGACAAACAGAACTTCGTATTTTTATGACCCAGACGTGGGTAACTTTCATTACG GTGCTGGTCATCCTATGAAGCCTCACCGATTGTCCCTGACTCACAGCTTGGTGCTGCATTATGGCCTTTACAAGAAAATGATG GTGTTTAAACCATACAAAGCGTCCCAGCATGACATGTGCCGCTTCCATTCTGAAGATTACATTGACTTTCTGCAGAAGGTCAGCCCTAACAACATGCAGGGCTTCACCAAGAGTCTCAACACCTTCAATGTTGGAGATGACTG TCCCGTCTTTCCTGGTCTTTTTGAGTTCTGCTCCAGATATACTGGAGCCTCTTTGCAGGGTGCCACTCAACTTAATCACAAG ATCTGTGACATAGCTATCAACTGGGCCGGAGGTTTACACCATGCCAAAAAGTTTGAG GCATCAGGATTTTGTTACGTCAATGACATAGTCATCAGTATACTAGAGCTTCTCAA aTACCATCCAAGGGTCCTGTACATTGACATCGACATTCACCACGGTGATGGTGTGCAAGAAGCCTTTTATCTCACCGATCGTGTCATGACTGTGTCGTTCCACAAATATGGCAATTATTTTTTCCCTGGTACAG gTTACAGACAGCTTTTCCAGCCAGTTATTAAGCAAGTGGTGGATTTttaccagcctacatgcattgTTTTACAG TGTGGAGCAGATTCTCTGGGCTGTGACAGGTTGGGCTGCTTTAACCTCAGCATACGAGGACATGG cgagtgtgtggagtttgtgaaGAGTTTTAAGATTCCTCTGTTGGTCCTGGGCGGGGGCGGATATACTGTTAGGAACGTTGCTCGATGCTG GACATTTGAGACGTCTCTATTATTGGACGAGTCTATCAGTGATGAACTGCCTTACAGTG AGTATTTTGAGTACTTCGCTCCAGACTTCACGCTGCATCCGGACGTCAGCACCAGAATAGAAAATCAAAACTCCCGACAG TATTTGGAGCAAATCCGTCAGAGCGTGTTTGAAAGCTTGAAGATGTTGAATCACGCGCCCAGCGTCCAGATCCACGACGTGCCCTCGGACATGTTGAGCTACGAACGCACCGATGAGCCTGATCCTGATGAGAAAGGAAGCGAGGAAAACTACACGCG GCCTGAAGCAGCTAACGAGTTCTACGACGGTGACCACGACAACGATAAAGAAAGCGATGTGGAAATCTGA
- the LOC144082797 gene encoding histone deacetylase 3-like isoform X1 yields MTNRTSYFYDPDVGNFHYGAGHPMKPHRLSLTHSLVLHYGLYKKMMVFKPYKASQHDMCRFHSEDYIDFLQKVSPNNMQGFTKSLNTFNVGDDCPVFPGLFEFCSRYTGASLQGATQLNHKICDIAINWAGGLHHAKKFEASGFCYVNDIVISILELLKYHPRVLYIDIDIHHGDGVQEAFYLTDRVMTVSFHKYGNYFFPGTGDMYEVGAESGRYYCLNVPLRDGIDDQSYRQLFQPVIKQVVDFYQPTCIVLQCGADSLGCDRLGCFNLSIRGHGECVEFVKSFKIPLLVLGGGGYTVRNVARCWTFETSLLLDESISDELPYSEYFEYFAPDFTLHPDVSTRIENQNSRQYLEQIRQSVFESLKMLNHAPSVQIHDVPSDMLSYERTDEPDPDEKGSEENYTRPEAANEFYDGDHDNDKESDVEI; encoded by the exons ATGACAAACAGAACTTCGTATTTTTATGACCCAGACGTGGGTAACTTTCATTACG GTGCTGGTCATCCTATGAAGCCTCACCGATTGTCCCTGACTCACAGCTTGGTGCTGCATTATGGCCTTTACAAGAAAATGATG GTGTTTAAACCATACAAAGCGTCCCAGCATGACATGTGCCGCTTCCATTCTGAAGATTACATTGACTTTCTGCAGAAGGTCAGCCCTAACAACATGCAGGGCTTCACCAAGAGTCTCAACACCTTCAATGTTGGAGATGACTG TCCCGTCTTTCCTGGTCTTTTTGAGTTCTGCTCCAGATATACTGGAGCCTCTTTGCAGGGTGCCACTCAACTTAATCACAAG ATCTGTGACATAGCTATCAACTGGGCCGGAGGTTTACACCATGCCAAAAAGTTTGAG GCATCAGGATTTTGTTACGTCAATGACATAGTCATCAGTATACTAGAGCTTCTCAA aTACCATCCAAGGGTCCTGTACATTGACATCGACATTCACCACGGTGATGGTGTGCAAGAAGCCTTTTATCTCACCGATCGTGTCATGACTGTGTCGTTCCACAAATATGGCAATTATTTTTTCCCTGGTACAG GTGACATGTATGAGGTCGGGGCAGAGAGTGGCCGCTACTACTGCCTTAATGTTCCTCTCAGAGATGGCATTGACGACCAGA gTTACAGACAGCTTTTCCAGCCAGTTATTAAGCAAGTGGTGGATTTttaccagcctacatgcattgTTTTACAG TGTGGAGCAGATTCTCTGGGCTGTGACAGGTTGGGCTGCTTTAACCTCAGCATACGAGGACATGG cgagtgtgtggagtttgtgaaGAGTTTTAAGATTCCTCTGTTGGTCCTGGGCGGGGGCGGATATACTGTTAGGAACGTTGCTCGATGCTG GACATTTGAGACGTCTCTATTATTGGACGAGTCTATCAGTGATGAACTGCCTTACAGTG AGTATTTTGAGTACTTCGCTCCAGACTTCACGCTGCATCCGGACGTCAGCACCAGAATAGAAAATCAAAACTCCCGACAG TATTTGGAGCAAATCCGTCAGAGCGTGTTTGAAAGCTTGAAGATGTTGAATCACGCGCCCAGCGTCCAGATCCACGACGTGCCCTCGGACATGTTGAGCTACGAACGCACCGATGAGCCTGATCCTGATGAGAAAGGAAGCGAGGAAAACTACACGCG GCCTGAAGCAGCTAACGAGTTCTACGACGGTGACCACGACAACGATAAAGAAAGCGATGTGGAAATCTGA